The sequence below is a genomic window from Bacteroidetes Order II. bacterium.
CAAAAGAAGTATCGATATTAATTTCATCTAAATTATCTTCAAAAATATCTCTAACATTGTATTTCTCTTTTAATTTAGCTAACCCTTTTTTCCCATTTTTATTAATAATTTCACAATCGCCAACATCCCATTTCGCCCCAGAAAATAAAGATAAAAGCTTTGTTAAATTCCAATTCATAGACTTGTAATTACCAATTCCATTTTCAATTGTATCACTAAATCTATATTCATCAGTTCTTGTTTTACAATTCTCAAATTGCTCAACACCGTTTATTGTTGATTTTATAAGTGTTAGAACTTTTTCTATTCCCCAGTTACCCATATCATAGGGTAATTCACTTGATTTAACTACTACTCTTGGTTTGTCAATCATACGAATAATTTTTGATAGATATAATTGAATTAAATCTAAAACATCTAGCAAGAATCTGTTTTCGTTTATGAAAAAATCACCTGTTGACATATCAAGTTTAATAGACTTCTCATTGCAAATTAATTGATATTGGGGTTGCTTGTTAATCGGGTTATCTGAATTTTTAATAATGCTTGAATTATTATGAGCAATAAGATTTCTTATCTGCTGAAGAGTTTGTATTCTATGCCATTCTTCTCTTAAATCACCTAGATGAAAGTCTGCAACTTTCTCAAAATACAATTTACTTTTTTCAATATAATTTCTACCCGCTAAATCTTTAACTGTCATCCTGTTAAATCCAAGTCTGTGATGACAATCACATAATTCCTTTAACCAAGCTTCGAAAAACGCATAATATGTAAGTAGCTGTGAATTATATAAAAACTTCTTATATGATTCTTCATTTCTTTTAGATTCACTTCCAGCCTCAGTTTCATTATCAAAAAAATTAGATGATTCGGATAAATATTTCCTAAACGTAAGAATCTCTGTTTTAATAGTATTATCAGCATCTTTCAAAAATGATATTTCTACTGTCTCTTGCTCTTTCATAGTCCTGGATTGCTTTTTTTATTGGCTATAACGTTACCACTGCCGATGTGCTGACGTTTAGGAGGCATGATAGGCAGTGGATAGTTAGCCTCATTTTTTATTTTTTTCTTTGACTTCCAATACCTTTATCATTTCAAGAATTGAATATACAATTTTACTATTTTCCATTGAATACTGTTCGTGCGAAATTGTCCCCATCATATTCTGCTTTTTGAAGTTATTATATCTCGACAAGATCATTATTACATCATTCATCATGTAATCATCTCGCCCTTCAACATATTCTCTAAGCAACCTTAACGCGGTTTCGACTTGTCCTTCTGAAATTGTTGTTCTCAGGTTATCAAAAATCGGATTTTCCTTTCTTTTAACTTCTTCTATAATGTTTGCTTGTTGCTTTAAATGATTTATTAATCTATCCATCCCATCTTCATTAAATATCTTAACAGCTTGGTAGTCTTTTAAATTGATTGTTCCAACGTTTACGTCTGGCAAACTAACATCTTCTATCAATGCCGGAATAAAATAGATAACATCCGATGCTTTTTGTTCAAGTTCATTCAAAGCCATTCTAAGCTCCTTCTGAATGTAACCATTTTTGCTTACACTGTGATTTGAAAGGCAAGCCATAAAAAATCGAGAGTTTTTAATAGCTTCTTTAATTTTATCATCCCAACGAACTCCAGGCATGAGGTTTTCTTCATCAAGCCAAGGCTCTAACCCATTGTCTTTCAAAATTTTATATAGTTTTCTTACGTATGGCTTGTCCTCAGATGCGTGAGCTAAGAATATTACCTTATTCCAATTCATGGGATTTTCATTTTTTAGGGCTTTGTCAACACGATAAATTATCTCTACAACTTCTGGTTCATTATCCTTTTTTGGATAAATTTGGAGGACAGAGTTTAAAATAATCAGTTTTTTAGCATCAGGGAGGTTGTTTAAAATTGCAGTCTCTTTTGGAGGAGAATATATCTCCAATGTCGAAAGTGGAGCAAAAAGAATATTACCATAAGTGGAAGAGATATCTAACCTGCTTCTTGATTTTTCAAGCAAATCAGATAGATCAGGATATTCTCCATATTTTAACAACTCTCGAAGTTCTTCAATTATGTTTTCTTCTTTATTCATTTTATTATATTAAGTCTAACCAGTTGATTATCCACCTGTGCGCTAATGAGTTAGGCTTGCTGTTGCAGCGCATAGTTGAATAGCAGTTTTTTTCTTCGCGCCTTCTTCTTTGTTTATTTTAACATTAAATAGAGAAGAAGCGCTATTATTATGATGATTACTAAAAACAACCACAAAACTCTCCTTTTTGAAAACGGTGAATTAATTGGTGAATTAATTTTAGTCGCCTCCGGTAACGGTGAATTAATTTCAGTCGCCTTCGGTAATGGCATGGTTGGATAAGAGGTTTTATCTCTTATCTTTTCATAATTAATTGCTCTTTCAATTTCTTCAATTAGTCTAATTAATTCATACCTATCTGGGTATACGATAAGTAACCTCCTTGCCTCATACACTATAACTTTTAGTTCATGTAATGATTCCGCTAAAAATTGCCGCCTTCTTAATTCCGATATTCTATTAGATAACCTATCGGAATTATCATTTTCATAGAAGTATTTTATTTCATCAATAAGATATAAAAGCTTACTGTTAACTTTATTCATTTCAGAAGTATCCTCAACAAGTCCAAGTCTTGTTCTTCTTAAAAAGTAATGGTATTGATGTGATAGTAGATATGCTTCCTCGCTAAGTCTTTCAGGAAAAATTGCCTCATTATAAAAAAAGCGTAGCAAATCCGATAATGCCTGATCAGTATCACCAGAGGCTATTAAGTCTTTTATCCCTTCTATAGAATTTAATTTTTCTTCTTTCATTTTTTATTTATGGTGGAGGCTAACGTTTTGGGGCTTTGCGTTCGGGCGGGAAATCGAAGCACAAAAGCTGATATTATTACTAAAGTTTGATTGAAAAACTGCTGTTGAATTTTGCACTTCAGCCCGCCTGACGCAAAACCCTTGTTGTGTGTAGTGCTTTTTAGCCTCTCTTGCCTAAAATAAATTCCTTGTCTTTGTATTTAATTTTTAGCCCTTTTACCAATTTATTTTTATCAAACTCAAACGATTTTAAAGTTGGGCTTTCCATATTTATAAATGCTGTTTTGCTGGTAAAATACATTTTTATTTTTTGTTTGTTAGTCTTATAATACAAAGCACCATTATCAAATAATATTTCAACTTTTCTGTTTTCCGCTTTAGCTTCATAAATTCCTATATATTTTCTCATAACACTATCTTCCACTGACATAACTTTAATTTTTTCCTTCTTATCAAAGCCTTTCCAGTTGTAAACATTAATAACTGAGTTGCCAATTTCTCTAAGTATTTCGTCATTTTCAGAATTAATAAAAATAGCTACACCATTGCCTTCTTCCATACTGCCATAAAATGCACCACTAAAACCCCAATTGCCAGCTTCATGGCTAAAGTATTTATGACCTTTAAAATCATCAACAAAAAAGCCAAAAGCTGTTCTTTCATCAATGTATGGAGTA
It includes:
- a CDS encoding toll/interleukin-1 receptor domain-containing protein, whose translation is MNKEENIIEELRELLKYGEYPDLSDLLEKSRSRLDISSTYGNILFAPLSTLEIYSPPKETAILNNLPDAKKLIILNSVLQIYPKKDNEPEVVEIIYRVDKALKNENPMNWNKVIFLAHASEDKPYVRKLYKILKDNGLEPWLDEENLMPGVRWDDKIKEAIKNSRFFMACLSNHSVSKNGYIQKELRMALNELEQKASDVIYFIPALIEDVSLPDVNVGTINLKDYQAVKIFNEDGMDRLINHLKQQANIIEEVKRKENPIFDNLRTTISEGQVETALRLLREYVEGRDDYMMNDVIMILSRYNNFKKQNMMGTISHEQYSMENSKIVYSILEMIKVLEVKEKNKK